In Pseudorasbora parva isolate DD20220531a chromosome 9, ASM2467924v1, whole genome shotgun sequence, the following proteins share a genomic window:
- the odr4 gene encoding protein odr-4 homolog yields MGRSYFVDEAVEKYLGGVQADPGLCVTGLLAGQSSPQRDFVVLAVQTPKRESEEQLKSSRGASPLDDIDVEWVTEHARQVSRMLPGGLCILGLFLVTPPELSKDAQNTLKRLIFAMDKCISKGRLWELTEEDVTDRVTLHICSKTKKTVCKTLDVKDPKTSAKPADWKYQTGVSSSWPMLTCSVEVDLQIPLIGSSSDNTDKCMKDGLQRWSKQIEAGNCLISGRQADDSELISGQKKNVKTNNRQTLPARILVSDEQPELDERCSALVQLCSGSIRVRGVVHCRAYIHNNKPKARHAAQAIKRDIINTVSSRVEMFLEDLLISEGSRKGLCTGQQALPRRVFAPMPFSGLSVCDYMFPDESTADVAERLKEMLDWDTAEEDIDISLESNQLFSPELELTDSHSDDSSKRVISEIENPQIHKTPQYYAGVAVAAAIALLATATSLLYFSE; encoded by the exons ATGGGTCGAAGTTACTTTGTAGATGAAGCTGTGGAGAAATATCTTGGTGGTGTTCAGGCAGATCCTGGATTGTGTGTGACTGGACTCCTGGCTGGTCAA TCCTCTCCTCAGAGAGATTTTGTGGTGCTGGCCGTGCAGACACctaagagagagagcgaggagCAGTTAAAGTCTTCTAGAGGGGCCAGCCCACTGGATGACATTGATGTGGAGTGGGTCACAGAACATGCCAGGCAG GTGTCCCGCATGTTACCAGGAGGTCTTTGTATTCTTGGCTTGTTTTTAGTAACCCCACCTGAACTCTCCAAAGATGCCCAAAACACGTTAAAAAGG cttatttttgcCATGGATAAATGCATCAGTAAGGGAAGATTGTGGGAACTGACAGAGGAGGATGTGACCGATCGAGTTACTCTGCACATCTGCTCCAAAACAAAGAA AACGGTCTGCAAAACACTTGATGTAAAAGATCCAAAG ACTTCGGCCAAGCCAGCAGACTGGAAGTATCAGACAGGTGTCTCGTCATCCTGGCCCATGTTGACCTGCTCTGTTGAGGTGGATCTGCAGATTCCTTTGATAGGATCTTCCTCTGATAACACAGATAAGTGCATGAAG GATGGTCTTCAAAGATGGTCTAAACAGATTGAGGCTGGTAACTGTCTCATAAGTGGTAGACAAGCAGATGACTCTGAACTCATCTCGGGTCAg AAAAAGAATGTAAAGACGAACAATCGTCAGACACTTCCAGCACGGATCCTTGTCTCAGAT GAGCAGCCAGAGCTGGATGAGCGTTGCAGTGCTCTGGTTCAGCTGTGCAGTGGCTCTATAAGGGTTCGAGGGGTGGTTCACTGCAGGGCCTACATCCACAACAACAAACCCAAAGCCAGACATGCAGCACAG GCCATTAAGAGAGACATCATAAACACAGTTTCCTCCAGAGTGGAGATGTTTCTGGAAGATCTTTTAATAAGTGAAGGGAGTCGCAAAG GTCTGTGCACTGGGCAGCAGGCTCTTCCTCGGCGTGTGTTTGCCCCAATGCCCTTCTCCGGCCTGTCTGTGTGTGACTACATGTTCCCTGATGAAAGTACAGCTGATGTGGCGGAGCGTCTTAAAGAGATGCTGGACTGGGATACAGCAGAAGAGGACATAGATATTAGTCTGGAGAGTAATCAGT TATTTTCCCCTGAATTGGAGTTAACTGACAGCCACAGTGATGATTCCAGTAAACGTGTCATCTCAGAAATTGAAAATCCCCAAATTCACAAAACCCCTCAATACTATGCTG GTGTGGCAGTAGCAGCAGCCATTGCTCTCCTTGCCACAGCCACATCTCTGCTATATTTTAGTGAGTGA